In Ammospiza caudacuta isolate bAmmCau1 chromosome 33, bAmmCau1.pri, whole genome shotgun sequence, the genomic stretch CCGGGGGAACGCGGTGGCATCTTCACACGCGGCCACCAAgcgctccagcagccccagggccgcCTCCATCCGCTGTCTCACCATGGTGGCCCTTGTTGCCAGGCTGGCATCCTTCCAGACCTCTCTCCTCACCTGGGCTTCATGTCCGGTCACCACCTCggccccctcctccctgcccagggtcTGACCCAGCTCCACCATGTTTTCCCTAGCCTTGGCCTGCCTTTCCCTGTACTGGGCCACCATGTAGGCTGCCTCTGTGACCGCCCTCCTGCAGATGTTGCGGAGCTTGGTGGCCTTCCTGGCCAGCTGGTCCCAGCAGTTCCAAAGAGCATCCACCGACCCCTGCCACTTCCTGGCCGCCATTGTCACATGGAACATGGTGGTCCATGTGGTGTCCTTGTAGTCTGCCAGCGCCTGGCTCAGAGAGGTGAAAGGGTCTCCATCTTCACAGATGACACTGTGGCGCCACCCGGCATTATCAATGCAGTACAGGGTGGCCCAGAGCCCCCTGGAGAAGTCCGCAAGCCGAAAGTACAGGTCCACTGCAGATACGAGATGTGCCTCGTTCTCCCTGGGCAGGGTGCCCAGCAGCTCACCCATGATGGCCACCACAGtgacctgtggctgcagcagggccggggacagctggggaggggacaggggaggtgtcAGGGACCTGGTGGCCCAGCTGGCATTTGTGGCCTCCTGGGGTGGTCCCTTCCCCCGAAGggtcccctttgtcccctccaTCCCATTGTCAGCCTCTTGTTTCCTCTGCCACACCCTTCCAGCCCCCGTGTCCCCTTCCCCCCGTATACCCCGCATTGCACACCATCCCCTCCCCCCTGTATCCCCTCCACCCCCTCCgtctcctccctccttcctgccaCTCCCTCCTGTCCGCTTTCCAACCCCCTGTCACTTCCCACcactccctgtgtccccccatgcCCCATTGCCCCTTCCCAACCCCTGTGCCCCTCCCCTCAactgtcccctctgcccccctCTCCCCCCTGATCACACCTTTTGGAGCTCCATGgtcactggggacaccctggggacgCTCTGGGGATGCTCCGGGGGTCGAAGGAGCCTTGGAATGTCCTCGGTGGCTCTTTGGCACCGCTCGGCCACCTCACAGACATTGAGGCTGACGGGTTCACCATCGAAATAGAACTTGCTGATGTCATCAAGTGTCCCCCGCAGGTGTTCCTTGGCCAAGCGAGCGTTGGCCACCCACAGTTGCTCGGCCACAGCCACCTTGGCCACCAAGTACTCAGGGACATAGTGGGACGCCTCATTTGTCCCCTTCAGGGCAGCCTCGATGTCCCCAACCCTGCGCTGCAGCTCCCGGGGGAACATGGTGGCTTCATCACACGCGGCCACCAAgcgctccagcagctccagggccaccTCCACCCGTTCTCTCACCATGGTGGCCCTTGTTGCTTCACTGGCAGCCATCATGGCATGTTCCCTCACCCAGGCTTCATGCCCGGCCACCACCTCGGCCCCCTCCTCCCTGTCCACGGCCTCACCCAGCTCCACCATGTTTTCCTGAGCTGTCCCATAACGGGCAGCCTcgtcctgcagctccctggcccgGGCGGTGGCAGTGGCTGCCTTGGTGTCTGCCTCAGTGACCACCTCCCTGCAGGCGTTGCGGAGCTTGGTGGCCTTGCTGGCCATCTGGGCCCAGCTGTCCATGAGTGTGGACACCGACCTGTGCCACTTGCTGGCTGCCATTGTCACACAGTCCCAGGTGGTCCCTGGGGTGCTCTTGCAGGCAGTCAGGGCCTGGCTCAGGGAGGTGGCAGGGTCATCAATAttggaggtgacactgaggtgccACGAGGTGTCATCAATGCGGTACAGGGTGACCCTGAGGTCCTTGGTGAATTCCACCAGGTCAAAGTACAGGTTCATTGTGGACACTGGCAGAATCATCTCGTCCCGCCTGGGCAGGGTGGCCAGCAGCTCACCCAGGGTGACCATCACGGTGACcggtggctgcagcagggccggggacagctggggaggggacaggggaggtgtcAGGGACCTGGTGGCACTTACAGCCTCCTGGGGTGGCACCCTGCCCCGAGGGGTCCTTTTTGCCCCACCGTCCCTTTGTCAGCCTCTTGTTCCCtctgccaccccctgcccctctcctcatagcccctcccacccccctgcctccactgctgtcccctcccccccatttcccctctACTCCTCAGTCgcctccctccttcctgccaCTCCTTCCTGTCCCACTTGTGACCCCTTGTCCCCTCCTGCCactccccatgtcccctccatACCCTATTGCCCCCTCTCCTGCCCCGtgccccctctgtccccctttcccccaccccacccccctgTCGCACCTCTTGGAGCTCCACGctcactggggacaccttgaGGACGCTCTGGAGATGCTCCATGGGTCGAAGGAGCCTTGGGATGTCCTCGGTGGCTCTTTGGCACCGCTCGGCCACCTCACGGGTGCTGGGACCGGTGGGAGCACCATTCATGTAGAACCTGGTGGTGTCTGGAAGTGTCCCTAGCAGGTGATCCTTGGCCAGGCGGGCGTTGGCCTCCCACAGTGCCTCAGCCACGGCCACCTTGGCCACGAAGCCCCCTAGGACATCGGGGGACGCCGCATTTGTCCCCTCCAGGATGGCCTTGATGTCCCTgagcaggtgctgcagctcccgGGGGAACGCGCTGGCTTCGTCACATGCGGCCACCAAGCgctccagcagccacagggacGCCTCCACCCGCTCTTTAAACCTGGTGGCCCTTGTTGCCTCCCTGGCAACTTTCCTCGCATACCGTCTCTTCCAGGATTTTTGCTCATCCcgcccctcagccccctcctcTCTGCCCAGGGCCTGACCCAGCTCCCTCATGTTTTCCTGAGCCTCGTCCTGCAGGTGCTTGGCCCAGGAGGCAGCGTGGGCCTGACTTTCAGCAGCCTCAGCGGCCGCCTGAATGGCCATCACCCTGCAGGTGTTGCGGAGCTTGGTGGCTGTCCTGGTTGGATGGGCCCAGCTATTCATAAATACAGACACCGACTCCTGCCACTCGCTGGCTGCCATTGTGACACGGTCCCGGGAGGTCCCTGGGGTGCTCCTGTAGGCGGCCAGGGCCCAGCTCAGGTAGGCAGGAGGGTCACCATCATCAGAGGTGACATTGTGGCGCCACCCAGTGGCATCAGTGCAGTACAGGGTGGTCTGGAGCTCTTTGGTGAAGTCCACGAGGTCCCAGTACAGGCAGCTTGCGGACTGGTTCACCAGCATCATCTcatccagcctgggcagggtgttcagcagctcccccagggTGGCCACCACGGtgacctgtggctgcagcagggccggGGACAGCTGGGGAAGGGACAGAGGAGGTGTCAGGGACCTTGTGGGATCTACAGCCTCCTGGGGTGGCCCCTGTCCTCTCCTGGGatcccctttgtcccctccccggagggctctgctgtcccctctgtccctttgTCACTCCCCCGACCCCTCTGCCACCACCTGCCACTTCCTGTTCTTCCCCCCCTTCACCTCTCTGTCACCTCCCCCTTCCTCCTATGTCCTCCTGTCCCCTTTGCAACCCCCTGTCCCTCCCGCCACACCCGTGTCACCTCCGTCCCCCACTGCCTCCTTTCACCCCCtcgtgtcccctctgtcacccccgtgtcccctctgtcccctccccccccaccACTCCGGGACTGTCGCACCTCGAGGGGCTccatggcagctggggacactccACGGACAGTCCGGGGATGCCTTGGGGACACTCCGGGGACATTCTGGGTGACAAACACGCCCGGGTAAAGGTTGGGGACACGCAGGAACGGGACACAGCCAGATGGAGGAAACAGGAAGAGGTGAACGTCACCGCCCCTCCTCCCCCCACTGTGGAACCAGGGCAGGGCGCCAGTGTCacccccgatgtccccaacgggaccccaatgtcccctcagggTCCCCAACAAGGCTCAAGTGTCCCCCGATGGCCTGttggggaccctggggacacaccagggacctgctggggacactgtggggacattggggacaacgTGGTGACCCAAAACGGGACAGGGGATGTCAGGGTGGCTCCGGTGTCCCCAAGGGAAGGACATGGGcgtgtccccaaggtccccaacAGGACCCCGGTGagtccctggtgtccccaactGGACATCAGGGGGACACTTGAGCCTTGTGGGGGGACATCGGGGCAACACCGGGGCCAtgtggggacactcaggggacatCGGGGTcccattggggacattgggggaacATTGGGAGAACCCTGCCCTGGCCCCACAGGTGGGGGGAGGGAGCAGAAGGGACACCTCTTCTTGCTTCCTCCATCCGGCCGTGCCACGTTCCCGTGTGTCCCTGATTGTCACCCAGACATGTTTGTACCCAGCGTGTTCTCAGAATGTCCCCAGactgtccccaaagtgtccccggAATGTCCCCAGCATCCAGGGAGCCCCTCAGGATGTGACAATACTGtcatggggggacatgggggtgacagaggggacaggagggtgtGGCAGGAAGGGGGGAGGTGACAGAGGGGTGGAGGTGACCACGGGTGGCAGAGGGGAAAGTGGGAGGATGGCAGGGGGTGACAGAGAGGATAGCAGCGGTGAcaaagggacagaggggacagcagagccctccagggaggggacaaaggggaccctgggagggcacaggggccaCCTTAGGAGGCCACAACTGCCACCAGGTCCCTGACActtcccctgtcccctccccagccatcccctccccagctgctggaggctcTGGTCTCCATGGTGGCCACTCTGGGCGAGGTGACAGCCACCGTGACCGGGCCACGCCGGGGCCTGCGGCGCTGTGCGCCCCCAAAGTTGCTGCACGCGGCCCTGAGGATCTTCACCTGGAGCCTCTGTAAGGGTCTGGAAGACACCCGGGGCACCTCCCTGGGTGaccctggtgtcccctccctggtCCACACCCTGGCCACCCTCGGGGCCACCCCTGGGGCCACCTGGGCCAATGTGAGAGCCACGGGCAGCGCCTGGCGGGAGTTGGTGGCTGCATGTGAGGAGAGATGGAAACAGCTGTTTGAGGAGATCACCAAGCTCCGTGATGCCTGCGAGGACGCGGCCCTCGCCTGGGCCAGGGACCAGCAGGACAAGGCCACCCGcagggggacagctggggacaaccGGGcggccacagcccagcagctgatGGTGGCCCTGGACAGGGATGAGGAGGCCTCAGCAGGGGCGGCGCATGGTGCCCAGGTGGTGGCGGCCACCAAGAAGACCATGGGAGAGGCCGTGGTGGCCCCCAGGTGGGTGAGGGCAACCACCAGGAAGAGACATTGGGCAGAGGTGACCCTGGAGCCGCTGCAGCGCTTGGTGGATGCGTGTGACAGAGCCACTGAGTTTATCAAATACATGGAGTGCCAGCTCGGGGCCATcgaggctgccctggaggggaCAAAGGAGGCATCCTCTGATGTCCCCGAGGACTTGGTGGCTGCGGTGGCCAAGtttgagcagctgtgggagtcCAGCGCCCGCCTGTTCAAGCAtcacctgctggggacacttggggacatccaCGACCTCCTCTTGAGTCCCTATGATGGCCGCGGTGGCCGCAATGGCCCTGGCAGCCGTGCGGTTGCCGAGCGGTGCCAAAAAGCCATCAAGGACATCCCGAGGCTGCTTCAGGACAGTGACGTCACTGCCACGACATCATCGTGGCAGtgacatcattggggacatcgttgctgtcacctgtcccttccccaTGCAGTATCTGAGataaatttggggaattttctgggaattttcatTGGGATTGCCCCAAATCCTGATGGGATATCCTGGGGTGACATCTctggacactcagggacactctggggacactctgggacaggggacagggctgaaTGAGTCCCCTCAAGAGCTTCCAGCTTTCCacagtgcctgcagcagagttgG encodes the following:
- the LOC131570186 gene encoding uncharacterized protein LOC131570186 — protein: MEPLELSPALLQPQVTVVATLGELLNTLPRLDEMMLVNQSASCLYWDLVDFTKELQTTLYCTDATGWRHNVTSDDGDPPAYLSWALAAYRSTPGTSRDRVTMAASEWQESVSVFMNSWAHPTRTATKLRNTCRVMAIQAAAEAAESQAHAASWAKHLQDEAQENMRELGQALGREEGAEGRDEQKSWKRRYARKVAREATRATRFKERVEASLWLLERLVAACDEASAFPRELQHLLRDIKAILEGTNAASPDVLGGFVAKVAVAEALWEANARLAKDHLLGTLPDTTRFYMNGAPTGPSTREVAERCQRATEDIPRLLRPMEHLQSVLKVSPVSVELQELSPALLQPPVTVMVTLGELLATLPRRDEMILPVSTMNLYFDLVEFTKDLRVTLYRIDDTSWHLSVTSNIDDPATSLSQALTACKSTPGTTWDCVTMAASKWHRSVSTLMDSWAQMASKATKLRNACREVVTEADTKAATATARARELQDEAARYGTAQENMVELGEAVDREEGAEVVAGHEAWVREHAMMAASEATRATMVRERVEVALELLERLVAACDEATMFPRELQRRVGDIEAALKGTNEASHYVPEYLVAKVAVAEQLWVANARLAKEHLRGTLDDISKFYFDGEPVSLNVCEVAERCQRATEDIPRLLRPPEHPQSVPRVSPVTMELQKLSPALLQPQVTVVAIMGELLGTLPRENEAHLVSAVDLYFRLADFSRGLWATLYCIDNAGWRHSVICEDGDPFTSLSQALADYKDTTWTTMFHVTMAARKWQGSVDALWNCWDQLARKATKLRNICRRAVTEAAYMVAQYRERQAKARENMVELGQTLGREEGAEVVTGHEAQVRREVWKDASLATRATMVRQRMEAALGLLERLVAACEDATAFPRELLRLLRETKAILKGTNEVSPNVPEDFVAKVAMAEALWEANARLAKDHLGGTVQDIKFYFTGGPTSPSVCGVAEQCQRAIEDISRLLRPLEHPQNVPKVSPANMEPQELSPAMLQPQVTVVATLGELLDALPRVDKEVLPVSALRLYWGLEEFTRELRYTLCHTDDTWWCRNVTSDGDDSVTSLSQALAAYRSTPGTTWDNVARACSEWLDSVAALDERWADLAWDASKLRNACRSVAAEAADRAATTTAWARELQAKAGHEETAQENMVELGQALGREEGAEVVAEREAQVRREAKVAASEARRATMVREWVEAALGPLERLVAACDEATAFPRELSCLLRDMMDTPEETNEEYPDVPENLVAKVAEAELLWEANAGLGKDHLQGTLQDIIKFYFTSGPDSPSACGVAERCQRAMEDIPRLLQPPECPQGVPKVSPMSMELQKWSPSQLLEALVSVVATLDKVVATVTEPQWDLQRCVPPKSLHASLGRFTSRLRETLNHSDVTSLGNSGVPSLRRALAALGATPGTTRASVRAAASAWGELVAKLVDSWDQLAREATRICDACKNMVTEQQVMVVPDKEEVPREMATHNAQVAAATNEAEGEATVATRRVMVATWRGHWAVGALGPLQRLVATCDRVTLFYWNMEWQLRDIEATLKGTNKVSPDVLQASVSKVAEFEQLWDASTRLAKDHLLGTLGVIDNLLLNPNGGHGVLGFFGRFKVSERCRKAIEDIPRLLQGQ